In Streptomyces sp. NBC_00341, the DNA window ACGGGCCACGGGGTCAGGCCCCCTGTGCGAAGGCGGGAGTGGGCATGGGCTGCGGGGCGGCCGAGACGGGAGCGGTGCCGGTGGTGCCGATGACCTCGATCTCCGTCTCCACCTGTTGGAGCACCGAGTTGGATTCGGCGTCCTCGATGGTAAAGCGGATGCGGTGGCGGCCCGGCTGATACGGGGTGAAACGGAAGAGGGCGGTTCCGTTGACCGGCACGGAGTGCGTCGGGTCGACGTCGGCATGGGTCAACGGGGTTGCCCACGCGGTCAGCGGTGGCAGGAGTTCCTCCGACGTAGCCCCGGAGTACTCGCGGCCGGGCTCGACTCGCAGCACGATGCGGGCCTCTCCTCCAGTGGCGGGAGAGTCGTCGAGGAGGGCGAGACGGACGAAGGCGGCGGGAGACACCTCACCCGGCGGGGCGCCGTCCGGCGAGGCGGCCGTTTCTGGGAGGAGGTGGCGGACCATGAGCGGGATGGTGTCGAAATCGTCCCACTCCATGTTCTTCAGGACGGGGCGCGGATAGCAACTCGTGAGGGCTCGGACTGCCCGCGCCCCGCGGCTGGAGCCAGGACCGTCGCGCACGACCGCCACCCACTGCACGCCCGCAGTGTCGTCGAGCGCCTCGAAGCGCGATTGAGCCTCGTCGAGCTGCGCACGATCGGCGCCGGCCCGGCCTGGACCCTGCAGGAGCAGGGTCCAGGCCGGGCCGTTTAGGCATCCGGTTTCATCGAAGGCGTCCAGGACCCGGCGGAGTGCTGCCGTGCGGTCGCCCTTCGTCAGCCACGCGAGGTGGTGCCGGGTCCAGGCGATACCCAGCCGGTCCGGCACGCTCTCGAAGAGACGCAACGTCTGGAGCAGCACATGCGCCGCCGAACCCGGCAAGTCCGCGTCCGCGTACGCCACCCCCTGGAGCAGAGTCGCCCAGGCCTCCCCCCGTACGTCGCCGTGCTCCCGGTGGGCCAAGGGCGTGGCCTTGAGCTCCAGCATCACTTCCGTTCGGGCGCCGTTCAGCAGGAGTTCGGCCCTGCACAGTTCGGTGCTCGTCCAGGCCGCTCCCACCACGTCGCCGACATCGCGGAACGCGAACCTCGCCGTCTCGAACCGTTTGAGCGCCTCCTCCGGGTCGCCGCACATCAGCCGCCACCGCCCGTAGTGGAAGACGGCCCAGGCCTCGCCGCGGCGGTCGCCATGCACCTGGTGGGTCTCGATCGCGCGCCGCAGCAGTCGGCCAACCTCGCGCAGCTCGCCGCGGTCGGTGCGGATCGAGGCTCGGGTGTGCAGAGCCCAGCCGTCCGGTAAGTCGGCGGGGAGGGCGTCGAGGGGGACCTCGGCAGTGTCCAGTTGTCCCATGTGGTGTCGGGCCAGGGCGAGTTCGCGGATGGCGTCTGGGGTGTCGATGCCGGCCAGCGCCTCGGCCGCGGTCTGTGGCTGTCCGGTCTGCCGGACGGCGGCAGCCAGCGGAACCCTCAGGATGTCCCGGTCGTAGGCCGCATGGCCCAGCCCGGCCCGCAGCATCAGCAGCGGGAGCAGGGCGCCTTCGCCGACTAGCTGGTGCGCCAGCCATGTGGTGAATTCACGGGAGTTCGCCTCGCGGGACCGGCACAGACGTAGCGCGAGGTCGACGTAGGGCTCGGCAGCATCATCCAGTGCGCCCGGCTCACGCGGCACGGCCCGGGACAGTGCCGAGTCCAACCGCTGTGAATCGGACCGGAGCTCGTCGGGGGTGTGGTCGGGGACGAGCTGGGCGCGTAGGGCGGGGCGCAGTTCGTACCACCCGGGGCGGGCTTGTTGCAGCAGACCCTCCTGGTGCAGCCCCTCGACCGCCTCGCGCCACTCGGCGGGGGAGAGGTCCTCGACGGGCAACGTCATGTCCGGCGAGAACTCCGCGCCCTCCCAGACCGCCAGGGTGCGGAGCAGGGCAGGCGCCCGACGTGCCGTGGACAGCAGATCCTGGTATGCCTCGGGCGTCAGGTCCACCTGGTGCTGCGTGACGTCCGAACGGTCGGAATTCGAAGTGCGGATCGCTCGGGTGGTGGTGGCGATCAGCACACAACCCGTGTTTTCCAGCAGCCGAACGGCCGTCCGCAGGAGATCCTTGCCGTCGGTGTCCTCGGGCAGGTCGTCGAGCACGATCACTGCCGGGTGGGCCCGGAAGTGGTTCTGACAGGCCGCCGCGGCCAGGCCGGCCAGAACCTCGGGTGTGCTCAGGAGGGCCGGACCGAGTTCGGTCTGCGCAGCACCCGACGTCAGCAGCAGCCGCAGCACCAGTCGCTCCGGGGCGGCGGTCCGGACACCGAGCGAGAGCCAGTGGACGGGCAGGCTCAACG includes these proteins:
- a CDS encoding AAA family ATPase, with protein sequence MSESWMDRDVQVRRLMSRLRGTRRVFVLYGLPGSGRSALAEELAHEAGATLSLPVHWLSLGVRTAAPERLVLRLLLTSGAAQTELGPALLSTPEVLAGLAAAACQNHFRAHPAVIVLDDLPEDTDGKDLLRTAVRLLENTGCVLIATTTRAIRTSNSDRSDVTQHQVDLTPEAYQDLLSTARRAPALLRTLAVWEGAEFSPDMTLPVEDLSPAEWREAVEGLHQEGLLQQARPGWYELRPALRAQLVPDHTPDELRSDSQRLDSALSRAVPREPGALDDAAEPYVDLALRLCRSREANSREFTTWLAHQLVGEGALLPLLMLRAGLGHAAYDRDILRVPLAAAVRQTGQPQTAAEALAGIDTPDAIRELALARHHMGQLDTAEVPLDALPADLPDGWALHTRASIRTDRGELREVGRLLRRAIETHQVHGDRRGEAWAVFHYGRWRLMCGDPEEALKRFETARFAFRDVGDVVGAAWTSTELCRAELLLNGARTEVMLELKATPLAHREHGDVRGEAWATLLQGVAYADADLPGSAAHVLLQTLRLFESVPDRLGIAWTRHHLAWLTKGDRTAALRRVLDAFDETGCLNGPAWTLLLQGPGRAGADRAQLDEAQSRFEALDDTAGVQWVAVVRDGPGSSRGARAVRALTSCYPRPVLKNMEWDDFDTIPLMVRHLLPETAASPDGAPPGEVSPAAFVRLALLDDSPATGGEARIVLRVEPGREYSGATSEELLPPLTAWATPLTHADVDPTHSVPVNGTALFRFTPYQPGRHRIRFTIEDAESNSVLQQVETEIEVIGTTGTAPVSAAPQPMPTPAFAQGA